In a genomic window of Thunnus thynnus chromosome 16, fThuThy2.1, whole genome shotgun sequence:
- the elavl1a gene encoding ELAV-like protein 1a isoform X2 has translation MAVRRGHIKYLKADLQEVYDMSNGYEDHMGGDEGKDAKTNLIVNYLPQSMTQDELRSLFSSIGEVESAKLIRDKVAGHSLGYGFVNYLNPSDADRAISTLNGLRLQSKTIKVSYARPSSDTIKDANLYISGLPKSMTQKDVEDMFSRYGRIINSRVLVDQATGASRGVAFIRFDKRAEAEDAVKNLNGQKPPGASEPITVKFAANPNQVKNTQLISQLYHNQSRRFGGPLHHQAQRFRFSPMGVDHMGSMGSVGVPGNSTSGWCIFIYNLGQDADESILWQMFGPFGAVTNVKVIRDFNTNKCKGFGFVTMTNYEEAAMAIASLNGYRLGDKILQVSFKTSKGHK, from the exons ATGGCAGTTCGTCGAGGACACATTAAGTACTTGAAA GCTGACCTGCAGGAGGTGTATGACATGTCGAACGGTTATGAAGACCACATGGGAGGGGACGAGGGGAAGGACGCCAAGACCAACCTGATAGTGAACTACCTGCCTCAGAGCATGACGCAGGACGAGCTGCGGAGCCTCTTCAGCAGCATCGGAGAGGTGGAGTCTGCCAAGCTGATCCGAGACAAAGTCGCAG gCCACAGTTTAGGGTACGGATTTGTTAACTATCTTAACCCTAGTGATGCAGACAGAGCTATCAGTACACTGAATGGACTAAGGCTACAGTCCAAAACTATCAAG GTCTCATACGCACGACCCAGCTCTGATACAATAAAGGATGCTAACCTGTATATCAGCGGCCTGCCCAAGTCCATGACCCAGAAGGACGTGGAGGACATGTTTTCACGTTATGGCCGCATCATTAATTCTCGTGTACTTGTTGACCAGGCCACAG GTGCGTCCCGTGGGGTTGCTTTTATTCGGTTTGACAAGCGggcagaggcagaggatgcCGTCAAAAACCTGAACGGCCAAAAGCCACCCGGGGCCtctgagccaatcacagtgaaatttGCTGCCAACCCAAACCAGGTGAAGAACACACAGCTCATCTCTCAGCTCTACCACAACCAGTCCCGGCGCTTCGGAGGGCCCTTACACCACCAGGCACAGCGGTTTAG gTTCTCCCCCATGGGTGTTGATCACATGGGCAGCATGGGAAGCGTCGGCGTCCCCGGGAACTCCACCTCCGGCTGGTGCATCTTCATCTACAACCTGGGCCAGGACGCCGACGAGAGCATCCTCTGGCAGATGTTCGGCCCCTTCGGCGCCGTCACGAATGTCAAGGTGATCCGAGACTTCAACACCAACAAGTGCAAGGGTTTCGGCTTCGTCACCATGACGAACTACGAGGAAGCGGCCATGGCCATCGCCAGCCTCAACGGCTACCGGCTCGGAGACAAGATACTGCAAGTGTCCTTTAAGACCAGCAAGGGCCACAAGTAG
- the elavl1a gene encoding ELAV-like protein 1a isoform X4 produces the protein MAVRRGHIKYLKEVYDMSNGYEDHMGGDEGKDAKTNLIVNYLPQSMTQDELRSLFSSIGEVESAKLIRDKVAGHSLGYGFVNYLNPSDADRAISTLNGLRLQSKTIKVSYARPSSDTIKDANLYISGLPKSMTQKDVEDMFSRYGRIINSRVLVDQATGASRGVAFIRFDKRAEAEDAVKNLNGQKPPGASEPITVKFAANPNQVKNTQLISQLYHNQSRRFGGPLHHQAQRFRFSPMGVDHMGSMGSVGVPGNSTSGWCIFIYNLGQDADESILWQMFGPFGAVTNVKVIRDFNTNKCKGFGFVTMTNYEEAAMAIASLNGYRLGDKILQVSFKTSKGHK, from the exons ATGGCAGTTCGTCGAGGACACATTAAGTACTTGAAA GAGGTGTATGACATGTCGAACGGTTATGAAGACCACATGGGAGGGGACGAGGGGAAGGACGCCAAGACCAACCTGATAGTGAACTACCTGCCTCAGAGCATGACGCAGGACGAGCTGCGGAGCCTCTTCAGCAGCATCGGAGAGGTGGAGTCTGCCAAGCTGATCCGAGACAAAGTCGCAG gCCACAGTTTAGGGTACGGATTTGTTAACTATCTTAACCCTAGTGATGCAGACAGAGCTATCAGTACACTGAATGGACTAAGGCTACAGTCCAAAACTATCAAG GTCTCATACGCACGACCCAGCTCTGATACAATAAAGGATGCTAACCTGTATATCAGCGGCCTGCCCAAGTCCATGACCCAGAAGGACGTGGAGGACATGTTTTCACGTTATGGCCGCATCATTAATTCTCGTGTACTTGTTGACCAGGCCACAG GTGCGTCCCGTGGGGTTGCTTTTATTCGGTTTGACAAGCGggcagaggcagaggatgcCGTCAAAAACCTGAACGGCCAAAAGCCACCCGGGGCCtctgagccaatcacagtgaaatttGCTGCCAACCCAAACCAGGTGAAGAACACACAGCTCATCTCTCAGCTCTACCACAACCAGTCCCGGCGCTTCGGAGGGCCCTTACACCACCAGGCACAGCGGTTTAG gTTCTCCCCCATGGGTGTTGATCACATGGGCAGCATGGGAAGCGTCGGCGTCCCCGGGAACTCCACCTCCGGCTGGTGCATCTTCATCTACAACCTGGGCCAGGACGCCGACGAGAGCATCCTCTGGCAGATGTTCGGCCCCTTCGGCGCCGTCACGAATGTCAAGGTGATCCGAGACTTCAACACCAACAAGTGCAAGGGTTTCGGCTTCGTCACCATGACGAACTACGAGGAAGCGGCCATGGCCATCGCCAGCCTCAACGGCTACCGGCTCGGAGACAAGATACTGCAAGTGTCCTTTAAGACCAGCAAGGGCCACAAGTAG
- the elavl1a gene encoding ELAV-like protein 1a isoform X1, with translation MAVRRGHIKYLKADLQEVYDMSNGYEDHMGGDEGKDAKTNLIVNYLPQSMTQDELRSLFSSIGEVESAKLIRDKVAGHSLGYGFVNYLNPSDADRAISTLNGLRLQSKTIKVSYARPSSDTIKDANLYISGLPKSMTQKDVEDMFSRYGRIINSRVLVDQATGTTGASRGVAFIRFDKRAEAEDAVKNLNGQKPPGASEPITVKFAANPNQVKNTQLISQLYHNQSRRFGGPLHHQAQRFRFSPMGVDHMGSMGSVGVPGNSTSGWCIFIYNLGQDADESILWQMFGPFGAVTNVKVIRDFNTNKCKGFGFVTMTNYEEAAMAIASLNGYRLGDKILQVSFKTSKGHK, from the exons ATGGCAGTTCGTCGAGGACACATTAAGTACTTGAAA GCTGACCTGCAGGAGGTGTATGACATGTCGAACGGTTATGAAGACCACATGGGAGGGGACGAGGGGAAGGACGCCAAGACCAACCTGATAGTGAACTACCTGCCTCAGAGCATGACGCAGGACGAGCTGCGGAGCCTCTTCAGCAGCATCGGAGAGGTGGAGTCTGCCAAGCTGATCCGAGACAAAGTCGCAG gCCACAGTTTAGGGTACGGATTTGTTAACTATCTTAACCCTAGTGATGCAGACAGAGCTATCAGTACACTGAATGGACTAAGGCTACAGTCCAAAACTATCAAG GTCTCATACGCACGACCCAGCTCTGATACAATAAAGGATGCTAACCTGTATATCAGCGGCCTGCCCAAGTCCATGACCCAGAAGGACGTGGAGGACATGTTTTCACGTTATGGCCGCATCATTAATTCTCGTGTACTTGTTGACCAGGCCACAGGTACGACAG GTGCGTCCCGTGGGGTTGCTTTTATTCGGTTTGACAAGCGggcagaggcagaggatgcCGTCAAAAACCTGAACGGCCAAAAGCCACCCGGGGCCtctgagccaatcacagtgaaatttGCTGCCAACCCAAACCAGGTGAAGAACACACAGCTCATCTCTCAGCTCTACCACAACCAGTCCCGGCGCTTCGGAGGGCCCTTACACCACCAGGCACAGCGGTTTAG gTTCTCCCCCATGGGTGTTGATCACATGGGCAGCATGGGAAGCGTCGGCGTCCCCGGGAACTCCACCTCCGGCTGGTGCATCTTCATCTACAACCTGGGCCAGGACGCCGACGAGAGCATCCTCTGGCAGATGTTCGGCCCCTTCGGCGCCGTCACGAATGTCAAGGTGATCCGAGACTTCAACACCAACAAGTGCAAGGGTTTCGGCTTCGTCACCATGACGAACTACGAGGAAGCGGCCATGGCCATCGCCAGCCTCAACGGCTACCGGCTCGGAGACAAGATACTGCAAGTGTCCTTTAAGACCAGCAAGGGCCACAAGTAG
- the elavl1a gene encoding ELAV-like protein 1a isoform X3 — MAVRRGHIKYLKEVYDMSNGYEDHMGGDEGKDAKTNLIVNYLPQSMTQDELRSLFSSIGEVESAKLIRDKVAGHSLGYGFVNYLNPSDADRAISTLNGLRLQSKTIKVSYARPSSDTIKDANLYISGLPKSMTQKDVEDMFSRYGRIINSRVLVDQATGTTGASRGVAFIRFDKRAEAEDAVKNLNGQKPPGASEPITVKFAANPNQVKNTQLISQLYHNQSRRFGGPLHHQAQRFRFSPMGVDHMGSMGSVGVPGNSTSGWCIFIYNLGQDADESILWQMFGPFGAVTNVKVIRDFNTNKCKGFGFVTMTNYEEAAMAIASLNGYRLGDKILQVSFKTSKGHK; from the exons ATGGCAGTTCGTCGAGGACACATTAAGTACTTGAAA GAGGTGTATGACATGTCGAACGGTTATGAAGACCACATGGGAGGGGACGAGGGGAAGGACGCCAAGACCAACCTGATAGTGAACTACCTGCCTCAGAGCATGACGCAGGACGAGCTGCGGAGCCTCTTCAGCAGCATCGGAGAGGTGGAGTCTGCCAAGCTGATCCGAGACAAAGTCGCAG gCCACAGTTTAGGGTACGGATTTGTTAACTATCTTAACCCTAGTGATGCAGACAGAGCTATCAGTACACTGAATGGACTAAGGCTACAGTCCAAAACTATCAAG GTCTCATACGCACGACCCAGCTCTGATACAATAAAGGATGCTAACCTGTATATCAGCGGCCTGCCCAAGTCCATGACCCAGAAGGACGTGGAGGACATGTTTTCACGTTATGGCCGCATCATTAATTCTCGTGTACTTGTTGACCAGGCCACAGGTACGACAG GTGCGTCCCGTGGGGTTGCTTTTATTCGGTTTGACAAGCGggcagaggcagaggatgcCGTCAAAAACCTGAACGGCCAAAAGCCACCCGGGGCCtctgagccaatcacagtgaaatttGCTGCCAACCCAAACCAGGTGAAGAACACACAGCTCATCTCTCAGCTCTACCACAACCAGTCCCGGCGCTTCGGAGGGCCCTTACACCACCAGGCACAGCGGTTTAG gTTCTCCCCCATGGGTGTTGATCACATGGGCAGCATGGGAAGCGTCGGCGTCCCCGGGAACTCCACCTCCGGCTGGTGCATCTTCATCTACAACCTGGGCCAGGACGCCGACGAGAGCATCCTCTGGCAGATGTTCGGCCCCTTCGGCGCCGTCACGAATGTCAAGGTGATCCGAGACTTCAACACCAACAAGTGCAAGGGTTTCGGCTTCGTCACCATGACGAACTACGAGGAAGCGGCCATGGCCATCGCCAGCCTCAACGGCTACCGGCTCGGAGACAAGATACTGCAAGTGTCCTTTAAGACCAGCAAGGGCCACAAGTAG